The Mycolicibacterium mageritense genome contains a region encoding:
- a CDS encoding Ppx/GppA phosphatase family protein: protein MRLGVLDVGSNTVHLLVVDARRGGHPTPMSSTKAALRLAEAIDGSGKLTRKGADKLVETVDEFAKIATSSGCAELMAFATSAVRDATNSEEVLARVRAETGVSLQVLSGVNESRLTFLAVRRWYGWSAGRIINIDIGGGSLELSSGVDEEPEVAMSLPLGAGRLTREWLPDDPPGRRRVAMLRDWLATEMAEAGVAMRRAGSPDLTVATSKTFRSLARLTGAAPSGAGPRVKRTLTAAGLRQLIAFISRMTAADRAELEGVSAERAPQIVAGALVAEASMRALEVESVDICPWALREGLILRKLDSEADGTALVETSAREA, encoded by the coding sequence GTGCGGTTAGGCGTGCTCGACGTGGGCAGTAACACAGTCCATCTTCTCGTGGTGGATGCCCGCCGCGGCGGGCACCCGACACCGATGAGTTCGACCAAGGCCGCACTGCGGCTCGCCGAGGCCATCGACGGCTCCGGCAAGCTGACCCGCAAAGGTGCCGACAAGCTCGTCGAAACCGTCGACGAGTTCGCCAAGATCGCCACGAGTTCCGGTTGTGCGGAGTTGATGGCGTTTGCCACCTCGGCTGTGCGCGATGCCACAAACTCCGAGGAGGTGCTGGCCAGGGTGCGCGCCGAGACCGGTGTCTCCCTTCAGGTGCTCAGCGGGGTCAACGAGTCGCGGCTCACGTTCCTCGCGGTGCGTCGCTGGTACGGCTGGAGCGCGGGCCGGATCATCAACATCGACATCGGGGGCGGCTCGCTCGAACTGTCCAGCGGCGTCGACGAGGAGCCCGAGGTGGCGATGTCGCTGCCGCTGGGCGCGGGACGGCTGACGCGCGAATGGCTGCCCGACGATCCGCCGGGGCGGCGCCGCGTGGCCATGCTGCGGGACTGGCTGGCCACCGAGATGGCCGAGGCCGGTGTGGCGATGCGCCGGGCCGGAAGCCCTGATCTGACAGTGGCGACCTCGAAGACGTTCCGCTCGCTCGCGCGGCTCACCGGAGCGGCACCGTCCGGCGCCGGTCCGCGGGTCAAACGAACACTCACGGCTGCCGGATTAAGACAGCTCATAGCATTCATCTCTAGGATGACGGCGGCTGACCGTGCTGAACTGGAAGGGGTGAGTGCCGAGCGGGCGCCACAGATCGTGGCCGGTGCCTTGGTAGCTGAGGCCAGTATGCGAGCACTCGAGGTCGAATCCGTCGACATTTGCCCCTGGGCGTTGCGGGAGGGGTTGATTCTGCGGAAACTCGACAGCGAGGCAGATGGAACCGCCTTGGTGGAGACGTCGGCGCGCGAAGCATGA
- a CDS encoding carbohydrate-binding domain-containing protein: MLPLRPALATAALVSVVVAAVIACVGNTSSTPYALVADSTALEADTMSVAPPSAGSGFADSTASGGRALGLWANATASATVALPASTKVTVRAKGQKCQGSPSMRVAVDNTVLGTTNVTASSWTDYSASANIPAGSHVVSITYTNDYRSLLCDRNLLVDKVTIAPSTTATSTTATTPPGGSVTLGAVVPFSATDVNNPKRGQYENIGVGLFPQSQPAQSSYPAWPATADAGGRFDWKDLQPNDAQTIDFTPIDTAIAANAAQGKRFHFRVMAFASCCESSYPANTDVSVPAWLRATPGATTDYVKNGITYVVPNWNNDAYLTAVERLVTALGSRYNKDERVEWFELSGYGDFSENHNAFMRDTLGIPGPAPADSIGTLGYYSQYQDQYITKASITRIVNATLRAFPDTQVLTTAQNPEIVKQAMRDSPAASGLAHPVGVRADCLGVYEPPQTWAVNQYSYYVQNGDPIVPVLLNRWRTAPVVTEWCNFAPNGTQTLFDKAVRDTVNYHVSMLSSTVPLYQGSTTMPASIYDLWAKANKFGGYRYAMTSASLPATAAAGTALPLQVRWANFGSAPTYDTWAVRYELRDSSGTVRQAVTSPLSLNSVAAAQNYTATTQEPAAATVDDAVSLPTAGLPAGTYRVAATVVWNDHKSGGTNAITMAPMNLAQAGRDSAGGYPIGTIQLS, translated from the coding sequence GTGCTGCCGCTGCGTCCCGCCTTAGCCACCGCCGCCCTCGTCTCGGTGGTGGTGGCTGCCGTCATCGCATGTGTGGGCAACACCAGCTCGACACCTTATGCGCTCGTGGCGGATTCGACTGCACTGGAAGCCGACACCATGAGCGTCGCACCCCCGTCGGCCGGGTCCGGCTTCGCTGATTCAACGGCCTCTGGTGGTCGGGCACTCGGACTCTGGGCCAACGCGACCGCCTCGGCAACGGTGGCACTACCCGCGTCCACCAAGGTGACCGTGCGCGCCAAAGGACAGAAATGCCAAGGCTCGCCGAGCATGCGGGTCGCCGTCGACAACACCGTGCTGGGCACCACCAACGTCACGGCCTCGTCGTGGACCGACTACTCGGCGTCGGCCAACATCCCGGCCGGATCGCACGTCGTGAGCATCACGTACACCAACGACTACCGATCCCTGCTGTGTGATCGAAACCTGTTGGTGGACAAGGTGACCATCGCGCCGAGCACGACCGCCACCAGCACCACAGCCACGACCCCGCCGGGTGGTTCGGTGACGCTCGGCGCGGTGGTGCCGTTCTCGGCGACCGACGTCAACAACCCCAAGCGAGGCCAGTACGAGAACATCGGCGTCGGCCTGTTCCCCCAGAGCCAACCGGCCCAGAGCAGTTATCCCGCGTGGCCGGCCACCGCCGACGCGGGCGGCCGGTTCGACTGGAAAGACCTGCAACCCAACGACGCGCAGACCATCGACTTCACGCCGATCGACACCGCAATCGCCGCAAATGCCGCACAGGGCAAGCGGTTCCACTTCCGCGTGATGGCATTCGCGTCGTGCTGCGAATCGTCCTACCCGGCCAACACCGACGTCTCCGTCCCGGCCTGGCTGCGGGCCACGCCCGGTGCCACGACCGACTACGTCAAGAACGGCATCACCTACGTCGTGCCGAACTGGAACAACGACGCCTACCTCACCGCGGTCGAGCGGCTGGTCACCGCCCTGGGCAGCCGGTACAACAAGGACGAACGCGTCGAATGGTTCGAACTGTCCGGCTACGGCGACTTCAGCGAGAACCACAACGCGTTCATGCGTGACACCCTTGGCATTCCGGGCCCCGCGCCTGCCGACAGCATCGGCACACTCGGCTATTACAGCCAGTACCAGGACCAGTACATCACCAAGGCGTCGATCACCCGCATCGTCAACGCGACGCTGCGGGCCTTCCCCGACACCCAGGTGCTGACCACCGCGCAGAATCCCGAGATCGTCAAACAGGCCATGCGCGACAGCCCCGCCGCGTCGGGCCTGGCACATCCGGTCGGTGTCCGCGCCGACTGCCTCGGGGTCTACGAACCGCCGCAGACCTGGGCGGTCAACCAATATTCGTACTACGTCCAGAACGGTGACCCGATCGTGCCCGTGCTGCTCAACCGGTGGCGCACCGCACCGGTCGTGACCGAGTGGTGCAACTTCGCCCCCAACGGCACCCAGACCCTGTTCGACAAGGCGGTCAGGGACACCGTGAACTATCACGTGTCGATGCTTTCCAGCACGGTGCCGCTGTATCAGGGCTCGACCACGATGCCCGCCTCGATCTACGACCTGTGGGCCAAGGCCAACAAGTTCGGGGGCTACCGCTACGCCATGACCTCGGCCTCGCTGCCTGCCACCGCCGCGGCGGGCACCGCCCTACCGCTGCAGGTGCGGTGGGCCAATTTCGGCAGTGCGCCGACCTACGACACCTGGGCCGTGCGGTACGAACTCCGCGATTCGTCCGGCACGGTGCGTCAGGCGGTCACGTCCCCGCTGTCGCTCAACAGCGTTGCCGCGGCCCAGAATTACACCGCCACCACGCAGGAGCCCGCGGCAGCCACCGTCGACGACGCCGTGAGCCTGCCGACCGCGGGACTGCCGGCAGGCACCTACCGCGTCGCGGCGACCGTCGTGTGGAACGACCACAAATCCGGCGGCACCAACGCGATCACCATGGCACCGATGAACCTGGCGCAGGCAGGCCGCGACAGCGCCGGTGGCTATCCGATCGGAACGATCCAGCTGTCCTGA